From the genome of Erythrobacter litoralis, one region includes:
- a CDS encoding TrbC/VirB2 family protein yields the protein MNALLSFPARTLALLVLAMMPVAASAQNEAARSDSPITDALLWMQGLLLGPIATSLAVMAVAGVGFMMLTGRMNWRYGGTVIIGVFIIFGAPRLVNSIGAF from the coding sequence ATGAACGCCCTGCTTAGCTTCCCGGCCCGGACCCTGGCCTTGCTCGTGCTTGCCATGATGCCGGTGGCGGCCTCGGCGCAGAACGAGGCGGCGCGCTCGGACAGCCCGATCACCGATGCGCTCTTGTGGATGCAGGGGCTGCTTCTGGGCCCGATCGCGACCAGCCTTGCCGTGATGGCGGTGGCGGGCGTCGGCTTCATGATGCTCACCGGACGCATGAACTGGCGCTATGGCGGCACGGTCATCATCGGCGTCTTCATCATCTTCGGCGCGCCGCGGCTCGTCAATTCGATAGGGGCGTTCTGA
- a CDS encoding type IV secretion system protein VirB3: MSQLVRHPVHRTLTRPQMFAGVTLNFFIINMMVTTIAFLVLDSWWIIPVPFIMHAVGYFASLREPRIFDLWITKVSKCPRVPNYKRWGCNSYTP; encoded by the coding sequence GTGAGCCAACTCGTCCGCCATCCCGTCCACCGGACCTTGACGCGGCCGCAGATGTTCGCGGGCGTCACGCTCAATTTCTTCATCATCAACATGATGGTGACGACGATCGCGTTCCTGGTGCTCGACAGCTGGTGGATCATCCCCGTGCCGTTCATTATGCACGCCGTCGGCTATTTTGCGTCCCTGCGCGAACCGCGTATCTTCGACCTGTGGATCACCAAGGTCTCGAAATGCCCGCGCGTGCCCAATTACAAGCGCTGGGGCTGCAACAGCTACACGCCGTGA